One part of the Arabidopsis thaliana chromosome 1 sequence genome encodes these proteins:
- the GCT gene encoding RNA polymerase II transcription mediator has protein sequence MWTNVFRIGGLHNVSWFQFLPSETELNPGFDRSSRAEQNEVATYLVLSSHLRLQKEGFLTTWTNSFVGPWDPSQGLYNPDEKIKLWLFLPGRHSSISDKAQAAVSKLRVVASGIWVAPGDSEEISVAFSQSLRNCIERALSGISYMRFGDVFSKFSPQSEEYLRRGQPTVEFIFAATEEAVFVHVIISAKNVRTLSSGDAERMLRSSLKNSSYRLPVIVSPHGMRGSLTGFCPNDLVKQVYFSSGNLKTSTGYVGLPSHIGRGSRLINGNHCYVEVTLGCCQNRNDNTSQANSTFAVNLPHNQCPEPSVGSKDHRKGQSDLSSVCEKKFIYPAEAVLVPILQSAFAKFSLKRFWLQNWIGPSLAGSSLFMHWAGDFDCLGASENKSDGFYEKNGYNSSGSSRNSSISSTSSASSGSGWRMTSRTGDLDADADSLTCRQSGLTCNDDRLKMGSKRPRTGMAESFGQVGIENDQIGWDWDADDDDDDREVGMDIKALLSEFGDFGDFFENDALPFGEPPGTAESHVLVFPPDSADVGSSPVDMMDVSDQIVLPVGFSSFESFNPVPPIIDECLIKSQEVLHSSITSVPSNQMSISSTGEFDHLLKAEAMMTFAPEYGAVEAPMSEISSTFFKSPYLPKSHKVESSNSRTSNYVYGATPPTTDSDGAGDMILFGSKSCIGNNAGRTLYHSREHYTQVEGRKGRHDKLPTVISDNSSTKEGVSQSIHSKHSAANAVKVVQGKKTDGISAVVSTLLSSKTLLATDVGSVMFQAFMCRMRHIITSSKHSSPVSLTRLSGNFFLNQLSNEPSTLTDNISARNEIYKKDIPTRIAGDFDGGMLDSHMSAPVGVWRTVSVPKTAKPASSPNIEAGSSLPHSSFSEDSLLSYGQRQPLQDLLDGIALLVQQATSFVDLALDSDCGDGPYGWLALEELWRRELSCGPSAGHAGCGGTLASCHSLDIAGVKLVDPLSAEVFPSSVITLLQSDIKTALKSAFGQSDGPLSVTDWCKGRNQSGDGGSISEGFTAESALSEVSNAIDGGKGDETAQSQDIYSSELLRPTLFVLPSPAILVGYQDDWLKISTNSLTHWEKAPFEPYALPKSINYAVVCPDIDPLTCAATDFFQQLGTVYETCRLGTHLPQSLGNQMEKDVGRLSSSGFVLLDCPQSMKIESNNTSLLGSLSDYFLSLSNGWNVNSYLKSLSKALKGLKLGSGLYTNQKEGSGSPCVVVYIVCPFPDPSAVLRTIVESSIALGSVIQSDRDRRSILNSQVARAFSSSTAVDEASISHIPVLSGFSVPKLVLQVVSVDSIFRITSPSFNELVILKDTAFSVYNKARRISRGMPNDAFFSSSLPSRSSSALTPMNSISGIWKDCGGSRMTGSTHPRDGEIDVSLRTSGWDTSTSWQIPRSGGLSCDPNRNGDFYLNDEIFYLFEPLFILSEPGSVERGVSPTFTSLGSESSKPIPEDGGRGSGPGMNSMEGITSGSSSQGDVSQLEGKAIPSLHCCYGWTEDWRWLVSIWTDARGELLDTHIFPFGGISSRQDTKGLQCLFVQVLQQGCQILQACSSPDNGSFKPRDFVITRIGNFFELEYQEWQKAIYSAGGPEIKKWPIQLRRSAPSGIATNSNGSSLQQQDLSLIQERASSTSTLYSSHSKQSTFVKGSMGQSAGRKQIMGGQTISGTPRGLFQWVHSISFASISLDHSLHFVLPAELVSAGGGQSSTGMSSVNYIEGFTPVKSLGSTAFSYMMIPSPNMRFLHPSPLQLPTCLTAESPPLAHLLHSKGYAIPLSTGFVVSKAVPSMRKDSRINVKEEWPSVLSVSLIDYYGGYDNAHDKILQGIVKQGGGTKETRDFEVESHLILESIAAELHALSWMTVSPAYLDRRTALPFHCDMVLRLRRLLHFADKEVSRIPDKTGV, from the exons ATGTGGACTAATGTTTTCAGAATT GGTGGTCTACataatgtttcttggtttcaGTTTCTTCCAAGTGAAACTGAGCTGAATCCTGGCTTTGATAGAAG ttcaAGAGCTGAGCAGAATGAAGTTGCAACATATCTTGTACTTTCCTCTCATCTACGGTTGCAGAAGGAAGGGTTTCTTACCACTTGGACCAATTCTTTTGTTGGACCTTGGGATCCATCTCAAGGTTTATACAACCCTG ATGAAAAGATTAAGCTTTGGCTTTTTCTACCTGGGCGTCATTCATCAATATCTGATAAAGCTCAGGCTGCTGTGTCAAAGCTTAGAG TTGTTGCGTCAGGAATTTGGGTAGCACCTGGGGACTCTGAAGAGATATCAGTTGCCTTTTCACAGTCTTTACGTAATTGCATCGAAAG AGCATTATCTGGAATTTCCTACATGAGATTTGGAGATGTGTTTTCAAAATTCAGCCCTCAAAGCGAAGAATATTTGAG GAGGGGACAGCCTACTGTTGAATTCATCTTTGCTGCTACCGAAGAGGCAGTTTTTGTCCATGTCATTATATCTGCCAA GAATGTCCGCACACTTTCAAGTGGCGATGCTGAAAGAATGTTAAGGAGTTCTTTGAAAAACTCCAGTTATAGGCTTCCAG TTATTGTTTCTCCTCATGGAATGCGGGGCAGCCTTACTGGATTCTGTCCCAATGACCTTGTCAAGCAAGTCTACTTCAG TTCTGGAAACTTAAAAACTTCGACTGGATATGTTGGTCTCCCTTCTCATATTGGTCGTGGGTCCCGTCTGATAAATGGCAATCATTGCTACGTGGAAGTTACACTTGGTTGCTGCCAAAATAGAAATGACAACACAAGTCAAGCTAATTCGACCTTTGCAGTTAACTTGCCCCATAACCAGTGTCCTGAACCTTCAGTTGGGAGTAAAGATCACCGTAAAGGACAATCAGATCTTTCATCAGTTTGTGAAAAAAAGTTCATCTATCCAGCTGAGGCAGTGCTTGTACCAATCTTACAGTCGGCATTTGCgaaattttctttgaaaag ATTTTGGCTTCAAAACTGGATAGGCCCGTCACTAGCAGGCTCATCTTTGTTTATGCACTG GGCTGGTGATTTTGACTGCCTTGGTGCGTCTGAAAATAAGAGTGATGggttttatgaaaaaaatggtTACAATAGCAGTGGTAGTAGCCGTAATAGCAGCATTAGTTCAACAAGTAGCGCTTCCAGCGGGAGCGGCTGGAGGATGACGTCAAGAACTGGTGATCTTGACGCTGATGCAGATTCTTTGACGTGTAGGCAATCTGGTCTTACTTGTAATGATGATCGCCTAAAAATG GGTTCCAAGCGGCCGCGAACAGGGATGGCAGAGTCATTCGGTCAAGTAG GCAttgaaaatgatcaaattgGTTGGGATTGggatgctgatgatgatgatgatgacagaGAAGTTGGCATGGATATCAAGGCACTTCTTTCAGAGTTTGGAGACTTTGGTGACTTCTTTGAGAACGATGCTTTACCTTTCGGGGAG CCACCGGGAACTGCAGAGTCGCATGTGCTCGTTTTTCCTCCAGATTCTGCTGATGTAGGTTCCAGTCCCGTGGATATGATGGATGTATCAGACCAAATCGTTTTGCCTGTTGGGTTTTCCTCTTTTGAGAGCTTTAATCCTGTTCCCCCAATCATTGATGAGTGCCTTATTAAAAGTCAAGAAGTTCTCCACAGCAGTATCACTTCAGTTCCTTCAAATCAAATGTCGATCTCTTCGACTGGTGAGTTTGATCATTTACTAAAAGCAGAAGCAATGATGACCTTTGCTCCTGAGTATGGAGCTGTAGAAGCACCTATGAGCGAGATTTCCTCGACGTTTTTCAAAAGCCCATATCTTCCCAAATCTCATAAAGTGGAGAGTTCAAATTCAAGAACGAGTAATTATGTCTATGGAGCCACACCACCGACCACTGATTCTGATGGAGCAGGCGATATGATTTTGTTCGGATCAAAATCATGCATTGGAAACAATGCTGGCAGAACTCTGTATCATTCGAGGGAGCATTACACTCAAGTAGAAGGTAGAAAGGGCCGACATGATAAGCTACCTACAGTTATCAGTGACAACAGTAGTACAAAGGAGGGTGTCTCTCAATCAATACACTCAAAACATAGTGCTGCGAATGCTGTTAAGGTCGTACagggaaaaaaaactgatgGTATATCTGCTGTTGTTAGTACCTTATTATCTTCAAAGACCCTGCTGGCAACAGACGTGGGAAGTGTTATGTTCCAAGCTTTCATGTGTAGGATGCGGCACATAATCACTTCTTCAAAGCACAGTTCACCTGTTAGTCTGACTAGGCTTAGCGGAAACTTTTTCCTTAACCAGCTGTCAAATGAGCCTAGTACTCTGACAGACAACATATCTGCAAGGAACgagatatataagaaagatATACCTACCAGAATAGCTGGAGATTTTGACGGAGGAATGTTGGATAGCCACATGAGTGCACCAGTTGGCGTATGGCGGACTGTTTCAGTCCCAAAAACAGCAAAACCTGCTAGTTCGCCAAATATTGAAGCAGGGTCATCCTTGCCCCATAGTTCATTTAGCGAAGACAGCTTACTTTCTTATGGTCAAAGGCAACCACTGCAGGATCTCCTAGATGGAATAGCGCTACTTGTACAGCAAGCTAcctcttttgttgatttagcTCTGGATTCAGATTGTGGAGATGGACCTTATGGCTGGCTTGCATTGGAAGAGTTATGGAGACGGGAATTGTCGTGTGGTCCCTCTGCTGGCCATGCAGGTTGTGGGGGAACTTTGGCTTCCTGCCATTCTCTGGACATTGCTGGTGTCAAGCTTGTTGATCCACTCTCTGCTGAG gTTTTTCCTTCGTCTGTCATTACTCTTCTGCAATCTGACATCAAAACAGCTCTGAAATCTGCATTTGGTCAGTCAGATGGTCCATTATCTGTTACAGATTGGTGCAAGGGCCGAAATCAATCGGGGGATGGAGGATCTATTTCTGAGGGATTTACTGCTGAGTCAGCCCTGAGTGAAG TCTCAAATGCAATAGATGGTGGGAAAGGAGATGAGACGGCTCAGAGCCAAGACATATACAGTTCAGAATTACTCCGACCGACactttttgttcttccatCACCTGCTATACTTGTCGG GTACCAAGATGACTGGCTTAAGATATCAACAAACTCCTTGACACATTGGGAAAAGGCCCCCTTTGAGCCATATGCTCTGCCAAAAAGT ATTAATTATGCTGTTGTATGCCCGGATATTGATCCTTTAACTTGTGCTGCTACTGATTTCTTCCAGCAGCTTGGAACTG TTTATGAAACGTGCAGGCTGGGAACACATTTGCCACAGAGCCTGGGAAATCAAATGGAAAAGGACGTTGGGAGATTATCCTCATCTGGATTTGTTCTGCTTGATTGCCCTCAATCAATGAAGATTGAAAGCAATAACACATCGCTTCTGGGATCTCTCAGCGAttattttctatctttatCAAATGGGTGGAATGTGAATAGCTATCTGAAGTCTTTATCAAAAGCGCTGAAAGGTCTAAAGCTTGGATCAGGCCTttacacaaaccaaaaagaaggATCAGGAAGTCCTTGTGTG GTAGTGTACATAGTGTGTCCATTTCCTGACCCTTCGGCAGTTTTAAGAACGATCGTCGAATCGTCTATAGCACTTGGATCAGTAATACAGTCAGATAGAGACAGGAGATCAATACTCAACAGTCAAGTTGCAAGGGCGTTTAGTAGTTCTACTGCTGTTGACGAAGCATCAATATCTCACATTCCAGTGCTCTCAGGGTTTAGTGTCCCCAAATTAGTTCTACAAGTGGTGTCTGTTGATTCAATTTTCCGGATAACAAGTCCAAGCTTTAATGAGCTTGTCATTCTCAAGGATACTGCTTTTTCTGTATACAATAAAGCTAGGAGAATTTCACGAGGAATGCCTAATGATGCatttttctcatcatctttACCAAGCAGATCGTCTTCAGCGTTGACACCAATGAACTCTATTTCAGGAATCTGGAAAGACTGCGGTGGTTCTCGAATGACAGGTTCTACACATCCAAGAGATGGTGAAATTGATGTTAGTTTGAGAACGAGTGGTTGGGATACCTCTACTTCCTGGCAGATACCAAGATCTGGAGGATTAAGCTGCGACCCAAACAGAAATGGAGATTTTTACCTTAATGAtgaaattttctatttatttgaACCACTTTTCATTCTTTCCGAGCCTGGTTCTGTGGAGCGTGGAGTTTCACCTACTTTCACCAGCTTGGGTTCTGAGTCTTCCAAGCCAATACCCGAGGATGGTGGCAGAGGTTCTGGACCTGGCATGAATTCAATGGAAGGTATAACATCGGGATCAAGCTCCCAGGGGGATGTATCCCAGCTTGAAGGAAAGGCTATTCCAAGTTTACATTGCTGCTACGGTTGGACAGAGGACTGGAGATGGCTTGTAAGCATCTGGACGGATGCCAGGGGTGAGTTGCTTGACACACATATATTTCCCTTTGGTGGAATTAGCAGTAGACAGGATACAAAAGGGCTGCAGTGTCTTTTCGTTCAAGTTCTGCAGCAGGGATGTCAAATACTACAGGCGTGCTCCTCCCCTGACAATGGATCTTTCAAACCCAGGGATTTTGTCATTACACGCATTGGGAATTTCTTCGAGCTTGAATACCAAG AGTGGCAAAAGGCAATTTACTCAGCTGGAGGTCCTGAGATTAAAAAGTGGCCTATTCAACTGCGACGTTCTGCGCCTTCTGGCATAGCCACCAACAGCAACGGATCTTCCTTGCAACAGCAGGATCTGAGTCTGATTCAAGAGAGAGCCTCATCAACTAGCACACTCTACAGCTCTCATTCAAAACAATCCACCTTTGTGAAAGGCAGTATGGGGCAATCCGCTGGAAGAAAGCAGATAATGGGTGGGCAGACCATTTCTGGTACTCCAAGGGGATTGTTTCAGTGGGTTCACAGCATCAGTTTTGCTTCTATTTCACTTGACCATTCCCTGCATTTTGTTCTTCCAGCTGAGTTGGTATCCGCTG GTGGTGGCCAGAGCAGTACTGGTATGAGTTCCGTTAATTACATTGAAGGTTTCACTCCTGTCAAGTCTCTTGGTTCTACCGCTTTCTCTTACATGATGATACCATCACCCAACATGCGCTTTCTTCACCCAAGTCCTCTTCAGCTTCCGACATGTTTAACTGCCGAGTCACCTCCACTTGCTCACCTCCTTCACAGCAAAGGCTATGCAATCCCCTTGTCTACTGGATTTGTTGTTTCAAAAGCTGTGCCTTCCATGAGAAAAGACTCAAGGATAAACGTGAAAGAAGAATGGCCATCAGTTCTTTCTGTAAGTCTCATAGACTATTATGGTGGTTATGACAACGCTCATGACAAAATTCTTCAGGGAATCGTGAAGCAGGGAGGAGGGACCAAAGAAACTAGAGATTTTGAGGTTGAAAGCCATCTTATCCTTGAGTCAATTGCGGCAGAACTCCATGCTCTATCATGGATGACTGTTAGTCCAGCATATCTGGACAGGCGGACGGCATTGCCGTTTCACTGTGATATGGTTCTGAGATTGAGACGTCTTCTTCACTTTGCGGACAAAGAAGTCTCCAGGATACCTGATAAGACAGGAGTTTAA